A stretch of the Thermus thermophilus genome encodes the following:
- a CDS encoding (Fe-S)-binding protein, giving the protein MRVALFITCLADQFYAEAGVAAVRLLRALGVEVDFPEGQTCCGQPAFNAGYWDEARPLAKRTLEVFEEAEYVVLPSGSCASMVKNHYPELLPGNREALAMAEKTYELSQFLVRVLGVEKLGEGLKGRKVAYHHGCHALRELGVREEPLLLLQNAGAEVLPWEAWEECCGFGGLFSVKLPEVSLAMADRKLATLPEAEVLTSTDAGCLLHLSGRMGKKGLGLRVAPLATLLWEAYAG; this is encoded by the coding sequence ATGCGCGTGGCCCTCTTCATCACCTGCCTGGCGGACCAGTTCTACGCCGAAGCCGGGGTGGCGGCGGTGAGGCTCCTAAGGGCCTTGGGGGTGGAGGTGGACTTCCCCGAGGGCCAGACCTGCTGCGGCCAGCCCGCCTTCAACGCCGGGTACTGGGACGAGGCAAGGCCCCTCGCCAAAAGGACCCTGGAGGTCTTTGAGGAGGCGGAGTACGTGGTCCTGCCCTCGGGAAGCTGCGCCAGCATGGTGAAGAACCACTACCCCGAGCTCCTTCCCGGAAACCGGGAGGCTTTGGCCATGGCGGAGAAGACCTACGAGCTCTCCCAGTTCCTGGTGCGGGTCCTCGGGGTGGAGAAGCTCGGAGAGGGGCTTAAAGGGAGGAAGGTGGCCTACCACCACGGCTGCCACGCCTTAAGGGAACTCGGGGTGCGGGAGGAGCCCCTTCTCCTCCTCCAAAACGCCGGGGCCGAGGTCCTCCCCTGGGAGGCCTGGGAGGAGTGCTGCGGCTTTGGGGGGCTTTTCTCGGTGAAGCTCCCCGAGGTCTCCTTGGCCATGGCGGACCGGAAGCTCGCCACCTTGCCCGAGGCCGAGGTCCTCACCTCCACGGACGCGGGCTGCCTCCTCCACCTCTCGGGGCGCATGGGCAAGAAGGGCTTGGGGCTCAGGGTGGCGCCCCTCGCCACCCTGCTTTGGGAGGCGTATGCGGGCTAA
- a CDS encoding restriction endonuclease, with the protein MEEYALDLIRQHIARKFKGHRLAYLVEAILQAEGYFTYRSPEGPDGGVDILAGRGPLGFDEPRLAVQVKSGDAPVGGPELNQLRGAMGKLNARVGLFVSWGGFKGAAEKEKAQSFFEIRLWDANDLIQALLANYERLPDDIQAEIPLKRIWILLPGEEEG; encoded by the coding sequence TTGGAGGAGTACGCCCTGGATTTGATCCGTCAACACATTGCGCGCAAGTTTAAAGGGCACCGCTTGGCTTATCTCGTGGAGGCGATTCTTCAAGCCGAGGGGTACTTCACTTACCGTTCTCCCGAGGGACCCGATGGGGGTGTGGACATTCTGGCGGGGCGGGGCCCTCTGGGGTTTGACGAACCTAGGCTTGCTGTACAGGTGAAGTCGGGGGATGCTCCCGTGGGTGGCCCCGAGCTCAACCAGCTTCGCGGCGCCATGGGCAAGCTGAACGCCCGCGTGGGGCTTTTTGTTTCCTGGGGTGGATTTAAGGGGGCCGCCGAGAAGGAGAAGGCGCAGTCCTTCTTTGAGATAAGGCTTTGGGACGCCAACGACCTCATTCAGGCCCTACTCGCCAACTACGAAAGGCTTCCCGACGATATTCAGGCGGAAATACCCCTCAAGCGCATTTGGATCCTGCTACCTGGTGAGGAAGAAGGGTGA